From the Gouania willdenowi chromosome 24 unlocalized genomic scaffold, fGouWil2.1 scaffold_320_arrow_ctg1, whole genome shotgun sequence genome, the window tagtcgtagtagtcaTCGTAGCCGTAGTAGTCGGGCTGGTACGAGTAGCCTCCGCCGCCACCACCGCCCCGACTACCGCCACGACCACGCCCTCTGACGGGCGGGGGCATATGAGCGGGGGGAGAGTAGTAGTAATAATCATCGTACCTGCAACAAAAGAGTTTTAAATAAAGCTTTGTTTAAAGTGTGAGACGTCCATGTGACCAAACCAGCCACTGTAATACACACGTTTAGGATGTGTTTAAAGTTGAACACATTCTAGGAATCCATTATTAAAGTTTCCATTCACTGCTGCATTATGTGTGATTGTGAAGGCTGCATATTTTAGCGCAATAATATTAGCACTTTAACAACCAACCAGGCTAAGAGCATGTTTGTAGTTTAGCACTAAATCATCCGTCTTATGCACGTTAGCAGCAATGACTATTTCTGGAATGTCCTCAGCTAAATGTTGTTATATTAAGTATTAGGATTTTATTGTACGGTCCATGCTGTCTGATTTTGGACTTTTGTTATTCCACATCACTTTTCTACGGGTTGGGATTACAGATGGAAACTAGCACGTTGCTACTATCTGACACATTCACATGTTCATGTCCATTAATGTGCACTGTACCTGGtcacaaagaaagaaataaaggctGATATGATAGATTTGTTCTTTTCTTGCTAGATGATGATTCTATAAAAGTGGACAGACTCATTGCCCTCCATGTATGTAGGCGGGGCCAAAGGTCACATACTTTACTCAATTAGAGAAGATTTGTTACCCCAAAAAGTCTAGCTGATTACTAAGGTAACAGCTAATGGAGATCCTTAATAAAAACAAGGGGATCAATACAAACATTTTATGAAGACTTTTAACCTTTTCTGACTTATCTAGAAAATGTGAACACAACATTTGTTGATGTGATATAATTGTATTGGTTATACAGTGCATACAGAAAGTATTCACAGTGCTtcacttttcccacatttcatcatgttacagccttattccaaaatggattaaattcacttttttcctcaaaattctacacataattccccataatgacaacttaaaaacctTTCAGATTTGTTGTTAAAGGGTTGTTAAAAGTTTTGATATGTGCAAGAGAGAATATAAATGGGAGAATAAAGATTTGTTTAGATATTTACAGATACGACATCGGTTGAATGAGATCATGGCGGGGGGATCAGGGAAATTAGACGGCGATATACTAAGTGTTTTTGTGACAGTTTATGTGTCTGGGAGTGGACGTGGAATAATATCCAGAATATACAAAAGCTTACAGAGCTCCTCAAACCTAAACACCCTGCATGTTAAAAGTAAATGGGAAAGGGAAGGAGGTTTGCAGATATCTGAAGAACAATGGGGGAATATTTGTAAACTGCaatggaaaacaagtaattcacACAGCTGGAAGGAATTTGTggaaatatcagattttttattaCCCCTTTCCAAAAGAGATATCAAGGTGTTGGTACAGATTGTTGGAGGTTGTGTGGTTCAACTGAAGCCAATCATTCCCATGTGTTCTGGAGTTGCCCAAAACTTGCAACTTTTTGACGAGAGGTTCATGAAAGTCTAGAAACTGTATTTCAAATAACTATTCCTTTTGATGTTTTCACACTGTATTTCGGAGGCATGGAACGGCatacaaatatttaatgagaaTACTGCTTGTGGGAGGGAAGAAGGCCATAACTAAGAAGTGGTTACAACTGGATGCACCAACAATTGGCGATTGGTATAAAATTATTTATGACATCTACATTATGGAAAAATTAACCTTTTCTATTAAAGTGCAATCGGAGAAATTTCAAAGATGGTGGTCAAAGTGGGTTGGGTACATTGGCCCTCGGAGGCCAGACTTGATTTGATGACCCACCTATAGAATATAAAACTTACAGGACTATTCAATAGAGATGcgagtataaatatatacatttatatttataaatggACGAGTGAAGGTGACAGCTTTTTGttcttgttcatttattttattttattttacttttgggttctgaaatgtatacatttgtttaaaatgtttttgaaaatgaGAGGAAGGAGTGGCTGAAGTTTCAACTTGAGGAACCACATCTTGCACTGTTGGGTtatttgtatatatgtgtatacagATATATGTTGTGCTGTAATGTTTGGAAATTGGTAAGATGTTGGACCATGTAAGATcttcctgtttaaaaaaaaaaaaattataaaaaaaacaaaaaaaaaaacgaataaatcacttgtacataagtattcacagcctttgagaTCAAGCTCAGAATTGATCTGAGGtgcattctgtttccactgatcaTCCTTGAGCTGTTTCTACAGCCTAACTGGAGTCCACCTGTGGTAGATTTAGTTGATTGGACATGATttggaaaggcacacacctgtctatataaggtcccacagttaacagtgtatgtcagaccacaaaacaagcatgaagtCCAAGGAATTGTTTGTAGACCTCTGAGACAGGATTGTCTCAAGGCACAGGTCTGAGGAAGGGTACAGaaacatttctgctgctttaaaggtcgcaatgagcacagtggcctccatcatccataaatggaagaagtttggaaccaccaGGACTCTTCCTAGAGCTGGTCGTCCCTCTAAACTGAGTGATCGGGGAAGAAGGGCTTTAGTGAGGGAGGTGACTAACAACCCGATGGTCAGTCTGATAGAGCTCCAgggttcctctgtggagagaggagaacCTTCCAGCAGGACGACCATCACTGCAGCACTCCACCAATCAGGCCTGTATGGTAGAGTGACCAGACGGAAGCCACTCCTTAGTAAAAGGCACATGACAGCCCACTTGGAGTTTGCCAAAAGGCACCTGAAAGACTCTCAGACCATGAGAAACTAAATTCTCTGGTCTATGAGACAAAGATTGAACTCTTTGTCGTGAATGCCAAGCGTTATGTTTGGAGGACACCAGGCACCGCTCATCACCTGGACAATACcatccctacagtgaagcatggtggtggcagcatcatgctgtggAGATGTTTTTTAGCAGAAGGAACCGGTAGACTAGTCAAGATTGAGGGAAAAATGAATGCAGTAATGTATAGAAACATCCTAGAAAGAAAACCTGGCCAGGAGCGCTCTTGACCTCAGACTGGGGCAACGGTTTATCTTTCAACAGGACAACGACCGTAAACACACAGCAAGATAtggaaggagtggcttcaggacaactctgtgaatgttctagagtggcccagccagagcACAGACATGAATCCCATTGAACATCTCTGGAGGGATCAGAAAATGTCTGTGCACCGACACTCTCCATCCAACCTGATGGAGCTCCAGAGGTTCTGTAAAGAGGAATGGACCAAAGTGGCCACAGATAGATGTGCCAAGCttgtggcttcatattcctAAAGACTTTAGGCTGTAATTACTGCCAAAGGTACCACAACAAAGTACTgagcaaaggctgtgaatacttatgtacatatattttcattctttatttctaataaatttgcaaacatttaaaaaaatgttaaattgtcattatggggtattatgtgtagaactttgagggaaaaaaatgaattgaatcccttttggaataaggatgaaatgtgggaaaagtgaAGCACTGAGAATACTTTCTGTATGAactatgtttttcttgttttgttgtaattcttGACTGATGTGTTATAGGGTGAGATGGGGAGGGGAAAAGGAAAATGTATGAGTTGAATGTTTTTATCTGTgctatttgaaaataaaaataccttgttaaaaaataaaaacagacttACAAAAGTGTTTTTGCCGCCTGTCGCTGAGCTTTCCTCTCCTTCCTCTTCTGATCGGGTGGCTTCGCAAAAACTATCTCCACCTCCTCTCCTTCCAGGTCTTTCCCATTCATCTCCTCCATCGCCTACAAACAGAAGAGCACACGtcagcacagtgtgtgtgtgtgtgtgtgagagagaggacAGAGAGCCCCCTACCTTCACTGCTCCCTCCCGCTGCTCAAAGTGGACAAATGCATAATCTTTGAGCTTCTTCACTCGCTCCAGAGTTCCAAACTGACCGAAGGCTTTCTCCAGACTTTCCTCTGTGACGCTGTTAGCAAGATTCCTCACAAACAACACCTTCACCTGTTGGAACATCATTAGAACACATCAGGACACTAACCACATGTTTAAGAGCTTCTCTCACTGTTTCAGATTCCTCACAAACGCGTTGATCTTTCAGGTGAGGGAGAAGGAAACTAGAAGATTAATCTAAATGTTCTTCTTCCTATGAGACTTAAGGAAATCCATACAGAGACCAGAGCACAtgttaggttagcttagcatgtagccaccagacccaggtgtttgggttagcttaccATGTAGCAACCAATTAATCATTTATAGGTTAGCTTGACATCTACCAACCAGTGCACATGTATGAGTTAGCTTTAGTGCTGCCAACTATTGTCGTTTAGCGACTAATTGGTTGACCAGCAATGGTAAAAAATacaatgcacttatataggtgataaggattaaatatcaatatcatttatttaatggctaaacatgattctatgccCAGCTGTTCTTCAGCTGTGAGTGTTATGTCCCCGGAGCAGATCAGAACACATTAAAGACAGACATCCACCATTTTAGGCCCATTTAGAGCCGATTATCgacttgtgcgtctatttttgggatcgtgcgagtctctgctaaattgtgtgtcatgcatcgtgtagtatacatggggtcacaagaagcgatgaacacctcacgaccagctcctgatcagcaatcgtaggtcgtaagAAGAACATggatggattatccttataattgatacgtggattatgcAAATAGATCCACTGGCGTCGTGGGCACACCGCACACCTGTGTTTGATGTGCATTTGTTTCCtgttaccactaaaacaaacaaatacgtcatttgtatgagaaaaaaataggttttaattgtgtgtttcaggtcagactctgatataaatacataatgtatgTCAGACCTTTAGGTTTCATTTTTGCTTTGTCCGGTTCTGGTTAAaacttgaataaggttcataacAAATAGTCTGTTTAAAACCAAACCAGCAACACAAATGCTAAAACTACATAtttgtctctttctttctcctcgtcctcctctgcacctgatcattcattctacgtttttttggtcgactaatcgctacgtgtgcCACAGCCTTGATTGACCAACCATTTACTTGGTTGACTGCAGCTTTAGTTAGCTTAACATGTAGCTACCAGTGCATGTATAGATTAGCTTAGCACTTAACAGCGCTGGCTAAGTAAGGTGAAATTGTAAAAATGGGCGGGGCTATTACGTCACTGATCTTTTTTTGTCCTGATATTTGATGATTAAAACACCAGAAACGTTTCCCAAAAAACTTCAACCTTAGAGAATGATGAGTCATGtttatgctgctgctgctggcgtCTCACCTTAGCCATGACTTCAGGGTCGGGGTCTTCTATGGGGTCGGCCCACTCCACAGTGACACAGTTCCCCCACACCTTCACCTTCCCGCTCTGCAGGCGGCGCCGAGCCTGAGCCGCTGCTTTGTGGTCCTCGTACTCCAGGAAGCAGAAGCCACGGTTCTTCCTCTTATCGTCAGGCTGATGGTACAGGATGACGTCGGTCAGGCCCTCTGACGGAATAAACAAGTGAATTAAGCCAGGAGGGGTTGAGGGCGGAGTTAGCTCACATGACCCAACGAGGGCGGGGCATACCTGTAACCTTAGAGAACTCCTCCACGATCTGATCCTTGGTTTTACTTTTAGGGATGGATCCCACGAACAGGCGGTTGTTGGCCACAGATATGCAGACACCGATGTGTTTCCCAGGACGGATCTCACAGTTGTTACACTGAGTAGACGGAACACAACATTACACACAACCCAGAGGAGTTCTCCAGTCCACCTCAGTGAGCGTACCAGTTTGACGGCCTCCTGCGCCGCCTCTTTGGTGCAGAAGGTGACAAAGGCGTAGCCGCGGTTCAGTCCGCTCAGCGGGTCCATCATCAGCCTCAGATCCCAGATGGGTCCGGCTTTCTCAAACAGAGGTACCAGCTCGTCCTCAAACAGGTCCCGTGGAATCTTACCAATGAAGATCTAGAAGAGGGGCCCAACATTTACCACAGACCATATGTTTGACACCACTGCGCTAAAGGAGGGATGTGATCTagtacaggggttctcaactcaaGACACTGAGCGGGTCGCcaaatgctttcaagaaactccgattttttttttaacaatttgagattatttttgtttaatttcataatttttctacaactacaccaaactcaccatattttaacctattttcatcactttttcttgccatatttttgctctttagaGCATTTTGGCTACATTGCTCCCACACTTCTACGTCAcattcaatgacttttctgcacatgttcagcacttataaaccttttctaccacatatcacatatgttgacccattgtcacttttaacctcttttcatcatatttcaagaTTATTTTTGAATTGTTCCAATACTGACACACTTTGAACCtgtttcaccactttttctgtctgtttttatccactctaatttacaacttttaaccaatttctgtggtttttaaaaatcttaTTTCTtcaacttttccaccatttttggtcactttgaattattttattagtgattaaaacaggatttccatctttaagatgactataataataataataataaacattcctggataacagtggatattattcagatgaataaataaatgtggttatcacagattcatagaacaatagaccatcattttactgactttatggatggaccccaaaaatctctcccctttattcccccttatagatggtcctgtctccacgtgactgttcttcaatgttcatgtctgttctaccaccttcagctacagtgggggtccccactctctagaacctttattttgaaaaggttgagaacccctggtcgaTGGTCATACATACATACCTCTGTGCCCACGGTGGGCTGGGCCCCTGCGTACACGTCCTCAGGCGGGGGGCCTCCATACTTCCTCTGACCCGTGGTAACGTCCAGTGTGTAGTTGGTTCTGTCCAGAAGTTCTTTGATCTTGGCCTCGTCAGGTCCTTTGATGGACTCTGACACCTTCGTCCCCTGTTTCTCTCTCTGCCTGTACGTCTTCATCACCCCACAGAGGAAggcacttttattctgaaaggagGAGGCCAAGGTTAGATGCTGCTTCCtgtgaacagtgtgtgtgttttttcacgtACTTGCACATGTGAGAGGTCGCTCTCTTTGAACTGGACCAG encodes:
- the LOC114458193 gene encoding heterogeneous nuclear ribonucleoprotein Q-like isoform X2; this encodes MSEETSSDHVNGNGTEEPVDTPAATAEEVTRSEHFQSLLDAGLPQKVSEKLDELFIAGLVAHSDLDERAIEALKEFNEEGALQVLVQFKESDLSHVQNKSAFLCGVMKTYRQREKQGTKVSESIKGPDEAKIKELLDRTNYTLDVTTGQRKYGGPPPEDVYAGAQPTVGTEIFIGKIPRDLFEDELVPLFEKAGPIWDLRLMMDPLSGLNRGYAFVTFCTKEAAQEAVKLCNNCEIRPGKHIGVCISVANNRLFVGSIPKSKTKDQIVEEFSKVTEGLTDVILYHQPDDKRKNRGFCFLEYEDHKAAAQARRRLQSGKVKVWGNCVTVEWADPIEDPDPEVMAKVKVLFVRNLANSVTEESLEKAFGQFGTLERVKKLKDYAFVHFEQREGAVKAMEEMNGKDLEGEEVEIVFAKPPDQKRKERKAQRQAAKTLLYDDYYYYSPPAHMPPPVRGRGRGGSRGGGGGGGYSYQPDYYGYDDYYDYYGYDYHNYRGGYEDPYYSYDDYQGPSRARGGSRGPRGGASPARGRGGGMGAPRARGGFPQRGGPLPMGRGGGVRGPRGGVPLRGRGGVRGVRGGRGGNVGGKRKADGYNQPDSKRRQTNNQNWGSQPIAQQPLQGGTHSAGNRRPGWF
- the LOC114458193 gene encoding heterogeneous nuclear ribonucleoprotein Q-like isoform X1; amino-acid sequence: MSEETSSDHVNGNGTEEPVDTPAATAEEVTRSEHFQSLLDAGLPQKVSEKLDELFIAGLVAHSDLDERAIEALKEFNEEGALQVLVQFKESDLSHVQNKSAFLCGVMKTYRQREKQGTKVSESIKGPDEAKIKELLDRTNYTLDVTTGQRKYGGPPPEDVYAGAQPTVGTEIFIGKIPRDLFEDELVPLFEKAGPIWDLRLMMDPLSGLNRGYAFVTFCTKEAAQEAVKLCNNCEIRPGKHIGVCISVANNRLFVGSIPKSKTKDQIVEEFSKVTEGLTDVILYHQPDDKRKNRGFCFLEYEDHKAAAQARRRLQSGKVKVWGNCVTVEWADPIEDPDPEVMAKVKVLFVRNLANSVTEESLEKAFGQFGTLERVKKLKDYAFVHFEQREGAVKAMEEMNGKDLEGEEVEIVFAKPPDQKRKERKAQRQAAKTLLYDDYYYYSPPAHMPPPVRGRGRGGSRGGGGGGGYSYQPDYYGYDDYYDYYGYDYHNYRGGYEDPYYSYDDYQGPSRARGGSRGPRGGASPARGRGGGMGAPRARGGFPQRGGPLPMGRGGGVRGPRGGVPLRGRGGVRGVRGGRGGNVGGKRKADGYNQPDSKRRQTNNQNWGSQPIAQQPLQGGTHSGNYSGYKSDNQEFYQDSFGQQWK
- the LOC114458193 gene encoding heterogeneous nuclear ribonucleoprotein Q-like isoform X3, with translation MSEETSSDHVNGNGTEEPVDTPAATAEEVTRSEHFQSLLDAGLPQKVSEKLDELFIAGLVAHSDLDERAIEALKEFNEEGALQVLVQFKESDLSHVQNKSAFLCGVMKTYRQREKQGTKVSESIKGPDEAKIKELLDRTNYTLDVTTGQRKYGGPPPEDVYAGAQPTVGTEIFIGKIPRDLFEDELVPLFEKAGPIWDLRLMMDPLSGLNRGYAFVTFCTKEAAQEAVKLCNNCEIRPGKHIGVCISVANNRLFVGSIPKSKTKDQIVEEFSKVTEGLTDVILYHQPDDKRKNRGFCFLEYEDHKAAAQARRRLQSGKVKVWGNCVTVEWADPIEDPDPEVMAKVKVLFVRNLANSVTEESLEKAFGQFGTLERVKKLKDYAFVHFEQREGAVKAMEEMNGKDLEGEEVEIVFAKPPDQKRKERKAQRQAAKTLLYDDYYYYSPPAHMPPPVRGRGRGGSRGGGGGGGYSYQPDYYGYDDYYDYYGYDYHNYRGGYEDPYYSYDDYQGPSRARGGSRGPRGGASPARGRGGGMGAPRARGGFPQRGGPLPMGRGGGVRGPRGGVPLRGRGGQETDVQAGSDESP
- the LOC114458193 gene encoding heterogeneous nuclear ribonucleoprotein Q-like isoform X4, with amino-acid sequence MSEETSSDHVNGNGTEEPVDTPAATAEEVTRSEHFQSLLDAGLPQKVSEKLDELFIAGLVAHSDLDERAIEALKEFNEEGALQVLVQFKESDLSHVQNKSAFLCGVMKTYRQREKQGTKVSESIKGPDEAKIKELLDRTNYTLDVTTGQRKYGGPPPEDVYAGAQPTVGTEIFIGKIPRDLFEDELVPLFEKAGPIWDLRLMMDPLSGLNRGYAFVTFCTKEAAQEAVKLCNNCEIRPGKHIGVCISVANNRLFVGSIPKSKTKDQIVEEFSKVTEGLTDVILYHQPDDKRKNRGFCFLEYEDHKAAAQARRRLQSGKVKVWGNCVTVEWADPIEDPDPEVMAKVKVLFVRNLANSVTEESLEKAFGQFGTLERVKKLKDYAFVHFEQREGAVKAMEEMNGKDLEGEEVEIVFAKPPDQKRKERKAQRQAAKTLLYDDYYYYSPPAHMPPPVRGRGRGGSRGGGGGGGYSYQPDYYGYDDYYDYYGYDYHNYRGGYEDPYYSYDDYQGPSRARGGSRGPRGGASPARGRGGGMGAPRARGGFPQRGGPLPMGRGGGVRGPRGGVPLRGRGGETDVQAGSDESP